The Anaerolineae bacterium region AGATGCGTGGGACATCCAGGTAGTCAATCAGCGGGGTGTCCACCCGTCCCGGAAAGACCGTGGTGACGAATATCCCGTACGGGCGCAGTTCCTGCCGCATCACCTCTCCCAGACCGCGCAGGGCATACTTGGCGGCCACGTACGGCGCGTCGAGCGGCATGCCCTTCTGCGCGTCCATGGAGCTGATCAGCACAATATGCCCCCGCCGGCGCTCCAGCATGGCCGGCAGGGCCTCGACGACGAGATAGAGCGCGCCGTAAAAGTTGACCTGGAGGGATTCCTCGAAGTGCTCCACGCGCATGGCCGGCACCGGTGTGCGGATATAGGCGCCGGCGTTGGCGACCAAGATGTCGATCTGTCCCCATGTCTCCAGTGTCTGACGCGCCAGGCGGGCGACGTCCTCGCGCCGGCGGACGTCCGTCGGGATGACCAGCGCCTGGCGCCCCAGCCGGCGCACGGCCTCCGCCGTCTCCTCCAGCTTATCCGCGGAGCGGGCGGCCAGGGCGATGTGGGCGCCGCACTGCGCCAGCGCCAGCGCTGTAGCGCGGCCGATACCGCTCGAAGCACCGGTGACGATGGCGACCTGGTCGAGGAAAGGCTGTTGGGGCATCATTCCCCTCCGGCATACAAAGCTTGTTGGGCCAGGGCGATGGCGCCCAGGACGCCGGCGCGTGTGCCCAGCGCCGGCGGCACGATATAGCGCTCGATATCCTGTAGGAGCATTGGGCTGGCCGTGTAGCCGTTGAGAAGCTGGAGCAGTCGCTGACGGATGCGGGGAAAAAGATGGGACTGCTCCATGACTCCGCCGCCCAGGATCATCCGTTGGGGGGCCAGCGCATACACCAGGTTCATGAGGCCCAGGGCGAGATATTCCGCCTCCAGCTCCCAGGCGGGATGGTCGGCGGGCAGGGTTTCCGCCGGCCGGCCCCAGCGCGCCTCCAGGGCGGGGCCGGCGGCCAACCCCTCCCAACAGTCGCCGTGAAAGGGGCAGGTGCCGGGGAAGGGATCGCGCCGGCGGTCATGGGGGATGCGCATATGCCCCATTTCGGGATGGGCCAGGCCGTGCAGTAGGCGGCCGTGCACCACAGCGCCGCCCCCAATGCCGGTGCCGATCGTCAGATAGACCAGGGTATGCAGACCCTGGCCGGCGCCCCACCGCCATTCGGCCAGCGCGGCGGCGTTCACATCAGTATCGAACGCCACCGGCAGGCCCAGGGCGCGCCGGACCGCGCCGGCGAAATCGGTGTTGGCCCAGCCGGGCTTGGGCGGTATGGTGATGTAGCCGAAGGTGGGAGATGTCGGGTCCGCGTCCAGCGGCCCAAAGGAGGCGATGCCGATGGCCGAGAGCGCCGGCCCGCCGGCATCCTGCCACTGGCGGAAGAAGGCGATGGCGCGGCGGATGGTCTCTTCCGGAAAGGTGGTCGGGAAGCGCTCTTCTGCCCGGATGTCGTCCGGGCCGCTGCCGACGGCGCAGACGAATTTGGTGCCGCCGGCCTCGATGCCGCCGTACAAGGGTGTATCTTTCATGGTGATTGTTGCTCCTCCAGGCCCATACCGGACGGGGAGGTGAACATATAAGGCCGGCAGGTTACCTGAAAATGATAACACCGGCGGGGCGGGGCAGGGTGCGGCCTGTTCGAAAGAGAGCGGCGAAGGGGCGGCCGGCGTCAGGGATGCGGCTGGCGCGGCTGGATAATTTCCAGCTCCTCGAACGAGGCGCTGAAGCCGCGGCCCATGGGGGAGGCCAAGTAAGGGCCGACCTCCAGAGCCAGCGCATCGGAGAGATGGCATTCCCGCACGGGGAAATAATGCTTGCCATCTAAGGAAGCGGACACGACTACTGCGTCGCGATCGCGCTCCATACGCAGCCAGATGCTGTTCTTATCGACGGGCCGGCTGATCGCCCAATCGGAGAAGTCGAGGGTCAGCACGCTGGTCAGATAGCAGATACCCTCGATGTATTCCAGGCCGGCGCGCAGCCAGGTGGCCGCATCGGCCACGACCATCAAGCCGGCCTGGTCATATGGGCTTTCAAATCGGCCGCTGACGCGCACCTGGGCGATGAAGTCGCCGCGCACCTGGACGGCGTAGAGATGGCCGTTCTCGGAGATAAAGCCGCTCCGAGTCTTGCGCCAGAAGTGGGTCTGCGGCCGGGCCTGCGCGGTCAGCCGGCCCTTCTCGTCCCACTGCCAGGCCGCCGGCTCGTGGGTCCATACCGCCTCAGTCTTGATCATCATGTTCCGCCCCTATTCGTGCTCCGCATCGCGCAGCCGATGCCGAATTAAACTATATTGTAGCATGGGCCGGCAAGGCGCGCAAGTGTCGGTAAAATTTGCCCGAATATGTCCCCTGTGATATACTTGCCGCATGCAGTTTTATCACGCACGCCCATCGGACTGTTTGGGTCGT contains the following coding sequences:
- a CDS encoding SDR family NAD(P)-dependent oxidoreductase gives rise to the protein MPQQPFLDQVAIVTGASSGIGRATALALAQCGAHIALAARSADKLEETAEAVRRLGRQALVIPTDVRRREDVARLARQTLETWGQIDILVANAGAYIRTPVPAMRVEHFEESLQVNFYGALYLVVEALPAMLERRRGHIVLISSMDAQKGMPLDAPYVAAKYALRGLGEVMRQELRPYGIFVTTVFPGRVDTPLIDYLDVPRISAKIPPAQVAHAVVRAIRRRQPEVIVPRYAKALVYLNTLSPRLGDWLVRVFHFEGWDRRTRPDTQGQ
- a CDS encoding ROK family protein, coding for MYGGIEAGGTKFVCAVGSGPDDIRAEERFPTTFPEETIRRAIAFFRQWQDAGGPALSAIGIASFGPLDADPTSPTFGYITIPPKPGWANTDFAGAVRRALGLPVAFDTDVNAAALAEWRWGAGQGLHTLVYLTIGTGIGGGAVVHGRLLHGLAHPEMGHMRIPHDRRRDPFPGTCPFHGDCWEGLAAGPALEARWGRPAETLPADHPAWELEAEYLALGLMNLVYALAPQRMILGGGVMEQSHLFPRIRQRLLQLLNGYTASPMLLQDIERYIVPPALGTRAGVLGAIALAQQALYAGGE
- a CDS encoding DUF1349 domain-containing protein translates to MMIKTEAVWTHEPAAWQWDEKGRLTAQARPQTHFWRKTRSGFISENGHLYAVQVRGDFIAQVRVSGRFESPYDQAGLMVVADAATWLRAGLEYIEGICYLTSVLTLDFSDWAISRPVDKNSIWLRMERDRDAVVVSASLDGKHYFPVRECHLSDALALEVGPYLASPMGRGFSASFEELEIIQPRQPHP